In Columba livia isolate bColLiv1 breed racing homer chromosome 8, bColLiv1.pat.W.v2, whole genome shotgun sequence, a single genomic region encodes these proteins:
- the LOC102098938 gene encoding holocytochrome c-type synthase isoform X2, producing the protein MGLSASSPAAAAQPPSAPKQHQAASPPSECPMHQEKMSGCPMHMKTPDHRPENTDDVPAHQERAYEFVACPVKPGASQLKDDIDPSNMMPPPNQQPSPDQPFPLSTVREESSIPRAHSDKKWVYPSEQMFWNAMLRKGWRWKDDDITSEDMTNIIKIHNQNNEQAWKEILKWEALHAVECPCGPSLMRFGGKAKEYSPRARIRSWMGYVGREDGLSGGGRI; encoded by the exons ATGGGTTTGTCCGCGTCCTCCCCGGCTGCTGCCGCTCAGCCGCCCAGTGCACCCAAGCAACATCAGGCGGCATCTCCCCCTTCAGAATGTCCTATGCATCAGGAAAAAATGAGCG gTTGTCCAATGCACATGAAGACTCCTGATCATAGACCTGAAAACACAGATGATGTTCCTGCACATCAAGAAAGAGCGTATGAATTTGTAGCATGTCCAGTGAAGCCTGGTGCATCTCAGTTGAAAGATGACATAGATCCTAGCAATATG aTGCCTCCTCCTAATCAGCAGCCATCCCCAGATCAACCATTTCCATTGTCAACTGTTAGAGAAGAATCTTCCATTCCTAGAGCACATTCTGACAAGAAATGGGTCTACCCTTCAGAGCAAATGTTCTGGAATGCTATGCTTAGAAAAGG ATGGAGGTGGAAAGATGATGACATAACAAGTGAAGACATGACCAACATTATTAAGATTCACAACCAAAATAATGAGCAAGCTTGGAAGGAGATTTTGAAGTGGGAAGCTCTTCATGCTGT GGAATGTCCGTGTGGACCATCACTGATGCGGTTTGGAGGCAAAGCAAAGGAGTATTCACCAAGAGCCAGAATACGTTCCTGGATGGGGTACGTGGGCAGGGAAGACGGTCTTTCAGGAGGTGGGAGG ATATGA
- the LOC102098938 gene encoding holocytochrome c-type synthase isoform X1: MGLSASSPAAAAQPPSAPKQHQAASPPSECPMHQEKMSGCPMHMKTPDHRPENTDDVPAHQERAYEFVACPVKPGASQLKDDIDPSNMMPPPNQQPSPDQPFPLSTVREESSIPRAHSDKKWVYPSEQMFWNAMLRKGWRWKDDDITSEDMTNIIKIHNQNNEQAWKEILKWEALHAVECPCGPSLMRFGGKAKEYSPRARIRSWMGYELPFDRHDWIVDRCGKEVRYVIDYYDGGEVDKNYQFTILDVRPAFDSLSAVWDRMKVAWWRWTS, encoded by the exons ATGGGTTTGTCCGCGTCCTCCCCGGCTGCTGCCGCTCAGCCGCCCAGTGCACCCAAGCAACATCAGGCGGCATCTCCCCCTTCAGAATGTCCTATGCATCAGGAAAAAATGAGCG gTTGTCCAATGCACATGAAGACTCCTGATCATAGACCTGAAAACACAGATGATGTTCCTGCACATCAAGAAAGAGCGTATGAATTTGTAGCATGTCCAGTGAAGCCTGGTGCATCTCAGTTGAAAGATGACATAGATCCTAGCAATATG aTGCCTCCTCCTAATCAGCAGCCATCCCCAGATCAACCATTTCCATTGTCAACTGTTAGAGAAGAATCTTCCATTCCTAGAGCACATTCTGACAAGAAATGGGTCTACCCTTCAGAGCAAATGTTCTGGAATGCTATGCTTAGAAAAGG ATGGAGGTGGAAAGATGATGACATAACAAGTGAAGACATGACCAACATTATTAAGATTCACAACCAAAATAATGAGCAAGCTTGGAAGGAGATTTTGAAGTGGGAAGCTCTTCATGCTGT GGAATGTCCGTGTGGACCATCACTGATGCGGTTTGGAGGCAAAGCAAAGGAGTATTCACCAAGAGCCAGAATACGTTCCTGGATGGG ATATGAGCTTCCCTTTGACAGACATGACTGGATTGTTGACCGATGTGGAAAAGAAGTGCGATATGTTATTGATTACTATGATGGTGGAGAAGTAGATAAGAACTACCAGTTCACTATCCTGGATGTTCGCCCTGCGTTTGACTCTCTCTCGGCTGTGTGGGACAGAATGAAGGTAGCTTGGTGGCGGTGGACCTCGTAA
- the RWDD3 gene encoding RWD domain-containing protein 3, whose product MSELALEELSALAAIYCEPDACEVLAVSETHGITFRIQISVKGLLDTDVLLKLLFHLPVNYPSVLPDISVNSDQLTRAQCVDVKDKLLEQAKKHLSNPMVHDLILWIQQHLKYVIKQSAAVCSEKTTLSSGTSTEDGIWMILLHLDHMRAKAKYVKTVEKWASDLRLTGRLMFMGKIILILLQGDRSNIKEYLILQKTSKVDVDSSGKKCKEKMMSVLCETQVQSRHKRFQTFEAKEYSTLDELQKEFETAGLTTLFSEFVPPLLK is encoded by the exons ATGTCGGAGCTGGCGCTGGAGGAGCTGTCGGCTCTGGCCGCCATCTACTGCGAGCCGGACGCCTGCGAGGTGCTGGCGGTCTCAG AGACACATGGAATCACATTTAGAATTCAAATCAGCGTGAAAGGACTGCTGGATACAGATGTACTTTTAAAGCTATTATTTCATTTACCAGTCAATTATCCATCAGTTCTACCAGATATTTCTGTTAACTCAGACCAGCTTACAAGGGCCCAATGTGTGGACGTGAAAGATAAATTACTTGAACAAGCAAAGAAGCATCTTTCCAACCCCATGGTACACGATCTGATCCTTTGGATACAGCAGCATCTTAAATACGTCATTAAGCAATCAGCAGCAGTTTGCAGTGAAAAAACTACTTTGTCAAGTGGAACAAGTACAGAGGATGGTATCTGGATGATCCTTTTGCATTTAGATCACATGAGAGCAAAGGcaaaatatgtcaaaactgtGGAAAAATGGGCTTCAGATCTAAGGCTGACTGGAAGACTGATGTTCATGGGCAAGATCATATTGATTCTTCTTCAGGGTGACAGGAGCAACATTAAG GAGTACTTGATTCTTCAGAAAACTTCTAAGGTGGATGTGGACTCAAGcggaaagaaatgcaaagagaaaatgatGAGTGTACTGTGTGAGACACAAGTACAGTCACGGCACAAAAG GTTTCAGACGTTTGAAGCCAAAGAATATTCAACACTGGATGAACTACAAAAGGAATTTGAAACTGCAGGACTTACTACTCTTTTCTCTGAGTTTGTGCCTCCtctcttaaaataa